From a region of the Archangium lipolyticum genome:
- a CDS encoding dipeptidase has translation MRPTTAFLSLALLVSPACIHGTNRQETPATPSPEELAERGRALARRVIIVDGHVDVPYRLREKLGPDGVPTEDVSQRTAGGDFDHPRAVEGGLDVPFMSIYIPAEYQEKGGARALADSLIDLVETLARRSPEKFAMARSVEEARRNSQEGKVSFALGIENGAAIEDKLENVAHFQRRGVRYITLTHSRDNLLSDASFNTGKRTWNGLSPFGKQVVAEMNRVGIMVDVSHLSDDAIRQAVEASQVPVIASHSSCRHFTPGFERNISDELIRAVAAKGGVVMINFGSMFLSQASNAYEGQFRKAMAAFAQERGLKQDSPELKAFVESYLREHPLPLARVEDVADHIDHVVKLVGIDHVGLGSDFDGVGPTLPIGLEDVSRYPNLFRVLLERGYGEADIEKIASGNVFRVWQQAEAHAASR, from the coding sequence ATGAGACCGACCACTGCGTTTCTCAGCCTCGCCCTGCTCGTGAGCCCGGCCTGCATCCACGGCACGAATCGCCAGGAGACCCCGGCCACCCCCTCGCCCGAGGAGCTCGCCGAGCGCGGCCGCGCGCTCGCCAGACGCGTCATCATTGTCGATGGCCACGTCGACGTGCCCTACCGCCTCAGGGAGAAGCTGGGTCCCGATGGGGTGCCCACCGAGGATGTCTCGCAGCGCACCGCCGGGGGCGACTTCGACCATCCGCGCGCCGTGGAGGGCGGCCTCGACGTGCCCTTCATGTCCATCTACATCCCCGCCGAGTATCAGGAGAAGGGCGGCGCCAGGGCCCTCGCGGATTCGCTGATCGACCTGGTGGAGACGCTCGCCCGCAGGTCCCCCGAGAAATTCGCCATGGCCCGTTCGGTCGAGGAGGCCCGGCGCAACTCCCAGGAGGGCAAGGTCTCCTTCGCGCTGGGCATCGAGAACGGTGCCGCCATCGAGGACAAGCTGGAGAACGTCGCGCATTTCCAGCGGCGCGGCGTGCGCTACATCACCCTCACTCACTCCAGGGACAACCTGCTCAGCGATGCCTCCTTCAACACGGGCAAGCGCACCTGGAACGGCCTCAGCCCCTTTGGCAAGCAGGTGGTCGCCGAGATGAACCGGGTGGGCATCATGGTGGATGTCTCCCACCTCTCGGATGACGCCATCCGGCAGGCGGTGGAGGCGAGCCAGGTCCCCGTCATCGCCTCGCACTCCTCGTGCCGCCACTTCACGCCGGGCTTCGAGCGCAACATCAGCGATGAGCTCATCCGCGCCGTGGCCGCGAAGGGTGGGGTGGTGATGATCAACTTCGGCTCCATGTTCCTCTCCCAGGCCTCCAACGCCTACGAGGGGCAGTTCCGCAAGGCCATGGCGGCCTTCGCCCAGGAGCGTGGCCTGAAGCAGGACAGCCCCGAGCTGAAGGCGTTCGTGGAGTCCTATCTGCGCGAGCATCCGCTTCCCCTCGCCAGGGTGGAGGATGTGGCCGACCACATCGATCACGTGGTGAAGCTGGTGGGGATCGATCACGTGGGGCTCGGCTCCGACTTCGATGGCGTGGGCCCCACGCTCCCCATCGGGCTCGAGGACGTGTCCCGGTATCCCAACCTCTTCCGCGTCCTCCTCGAGCGCGGCTATGGCGAGGCGGACATCGAGAAGATCGCCTCGGGCAACGTCTTCCGCGTGTGGCAGCAGGCCGAGGCCCACGCCGCGAGCCGCTGA